AAATTAAGCATCCTTTAATCTCCTGTGTTGGCCGACCAGGGCTACTCCGAAAATAAACTCTCTGATAATGCCTTCCGCCACATCGGCCCGAGATGGCAGCAGTACCGGACCCATCGACGTGTAGGAGCAGGAAACCCTGACAATGTCTTGGATGAAAAAGTCAAGTTTGGCTATGATATTGCCGGTGTTCAGGTCCGGCATCAGGATTATGTGGGGCAGATGGTTCAGATTTACCGATTTTTCGCCATGTTGTCCCAGAAGAACCTTTTTCAGCACCTGGGCTTTAAGCGGTTTAAAAGCGCCCCGGCTGTTTTTGACGACCGGGGTTTTGTCCAGGGGGTGGTGCTTGCGTTTGTCTCTCAACTGAGCGCTGTCCGAGACCAGTTCCAGGACTTCCGGGTAGTCGCAACCCAGTAATTTCACAACGCGAAGGGCGTTGTCCAGAATGGCTTTTTTTTCTTTCTCGCCCGGAGAGATATTGGTTCCCGTATCCGTCAGCAACACCAGATGGTCACATTCCCTGATATCCCAGAAGGTCTGCACGCTGATTACCGTATGCTCTCGTCGGGCTTTCATCTTGCTGATGATCGATCGATAGACATAACTGGTTGAGATCTGACCCTTGCTCACCATTCCGACCTCTCCCGAGGAAAACATGTTCATGGCGGTGTCGGCGATTTTCTGCCGGTCCGTAATTTCTATGATGTGGTTTTTATCGATATCGTAAGCGGCTTTTTCGGCCGCTTTTTCGATAATCGCCCGGCAGCCGATCAGAACCGGCTCGATGAAGCCCCGTTTGCCTGCATCTTTAATCGCGAGCATGAATTCGTGATCTTCCGGGGCGATAATCGCGGTGGTCACAGGGCCGGCGGATTCCGCCAACGTCTGTATTTCCTGTAATGAACTTATCATGCGAACCTCTGGTTTTTCAGAACCGCTGTTTTACGTATAGATCTTAGTGGGTTGCTTAATGGCTCGGTATGATTTTTGTCAAGCATAATTTCAGGCTGTTCGCGGATTTTACGCCGGGGTTGGCTTGGAATGGGTTTGGGCCTTCACTTCAAAATCACGGTTTGCCGCGCTCGGTTAAGCCGTTTAACCGATTGCGGTTGCGCGGCGCTCGAAATCGAGATAAAGTAAACCCTTTGACATCGTTTAAACAATGATTTATGGAGATGCATGCAGATGGAAGCACAGGACGTGTTTGCCGGCACCGCCTTTGCCGATAAGGTTTACGAGCTGTTGCGCCGGGTGCCGCCCGGGCGCGTGACGACCTACCGGGAGCTCGCGCGGGCGTTGGGTACCAGGGCCTATCGAGGGGTTGGTCAGGCCCTGCGCCGCAACCCTTACGCCCCGGAGGTTCCCTGTCACCGGGTGGTGGCCGCGAGCGGGCGGATCGGCGGTTTCAGAGGCCGGAGCGAGGGGCCAGAGATCGCTGAGAAGATCAGGTTGTTGGCTGCGGAAGGGGTTGAGTGTGAGGCGGGCCGGGTTAAAAATCTGGCCGCCGTCAGCTTTGATTTTTCCTGAGGTTTTATCTGGCGCAATGGTCCGTGTTGCTCGCGCCGGGCTTTTTTATGGATAAAAGCTCGCGACGCCCATCGGCAACATGTAAGATTTTGATATTAAGGGAGATATTTGATGCGTCTGTCTTCTGGTGCAGGGTTTCCGCCAGATTTTTCAGCTTTTCCGGGTTGGCTGAAAATTACAAAAGTTTTTTAACGAACATGGGGAAATAACCATGGCTGTGCAATTTCTCTATTGGCATTGGCTGGTTTTCGGGATGATTTTGATTCTGGCCGAACTCTTCATACCGTCCTTTACCATTGTCTGGTTTGGGCTGGGAGCCATGGGTGTCGGTCTACTTGCCTGGGTTGGCATTTCTCCGGGCCTGAAGTGGCAGCTTTTGTTGTGGATTCTGTTTTCGGTCGGCTTCACGGCGGCCTGGTTCCTCTGGATCAATCCTCTGTCCAAGGACAGGACCAAGGCCGGAAATGCCCGGGAAGCCCTGCTTGGTCAACGTTGCCTGTTAACCCGGGCGCCCAGTGCGCCCGGCGGGCGCGGGGAATGCCGGTTCAGCGTACCGATTCTCGGCTCCGATACCTGGCCGTGTCTGCTTGAAGGGGAGGCCGGGGTCGGGGATGCCGTGCTAGTCAAGGAGGTTCTGGGCAATGCCGTGCTGGTCGTTCCCGCAACCTCGGCGGCGGTACGGGTTGATTCCTGAAAATCAGGAGAGGGCGTCACTTTGTTGGAGGAGAAATTTATGGAAGGTTTGATTTTAGTCATCGTTTTCGGACTTCTGGTCATTTTCACGATCGCTCTCGGAGTGAGGATTGTTCCCCAGGGCAGCAAATATGTCGTGCAGCGTCTGGGTAAATATCACAAGACGCTTAATCCCGGAATGAACATCGTCATTCCTTACATCGACAACGTCGCCTACAAGGTGAGCACCAAGGATCAGATTATCGACACCGAACGTCAAGAGGTTATTTCCATGGACAATGCCGTTCTGCAGGTTAATGCCGTGGCCTTCATCAACGTGATCAGTCCGGAAAAGTCGGTTTACGGGGTCGAGAATTACCGACTTGGTATTCAGAACCTGGTTCAGACGACGTTGCGTTCGATTATCGGCGAAATGAAGCTCGACGACGCCCTGTCCTCGCGCGACCAGATCAAAGCCAAACTCAAGGCCGGAATTTCCGACGACCTGGCCGACTGGGGCATTACCCTGCGCGGCGTGGAGATTCAGGATATCGCTCCGTCACCGACCATGCAGCAGGCCATGGAAGCCCAAGCCGCCGCCGAGCGCCAGCGCCGGGCCACGGTGACCAAGGCCGAGGGCGACAAGGCAGCGGTGATTCTTGAAGCCGAAGGCCGCCTGGCTGCGGCCGAGCGTGACGCCAAGGCCAAGGAGGTGCAGGCCGAGGCCTCGAAAAACGCCATTCAGGCGGTGTTGGGGGGCGCGGGTGCCGACAAGGCCGATCTGGTTATCGGCTATTTGCTGGGGGAAAGCTACATCAAGGCCATCGAGCGGCAGGCCGCGAGTGCCAATGCCAAGACGGTTCTGTTGCCGGCCGACTTGCTGGGCGCGGTTCGCGGCCTACTCGGGGGAGCGGCGAAACCCTAACGGGCGGAAAAACGGTTTTCCGGTTATTATCGTTTTTCGGATTCGGCCTCAGCCAGAGACAGGGGGGCGGGACCCGTCAGGCAGGTTTTGAAAAAGGAAAATTTTTCTGCCGGCTAAAATCGCTGTCGTACAGTTCTTTCAATCGCTGGATGCAGTGTGGTGCTTTTTTCAGGGGTCAATTGACGGGGCTCTGTATTGCG
The Pseudomonadota bacterium genome window above contains:
- a CDS encoding MGMT family protein → MEAQDVFAGTAFADKVYELLRRVPPGRVTTYRELARALGTRAYRGVGQALRRNPYAPEVPCHRVVAASGRIGGFRGRSEGPEIAEKIRLLAAEGVECEAGRVKNLAAVSFDFS
- a CDS encoding NfeD family protein, yielding MQFLYWHWLVFGMILILAELFIPSFTIVWFGLGAMGVGLLAWVGISPGLKWQLLLWILFSVGFTAAWFLWINPLSKDRTKAGNAREALLGQRCLLTRAPSAPGGRGECRFSVPILGSDTWPCLLEGEAGVGDAVLVKEVLGNAVLVVPATSAAVRVDS
- a CDS encoding paraslipin encodes the protein MEGLILVIVFGLLVIFTIALGVRIVPQGSKYVVQRLGKYHKTLNPGMNIVIPYIDNVAYKVSTKDQIIDTERQEVISMDNAVLQVNAVAFINVISPEKSVYGVENYRLGIQNLVQTTLRSIIGEMKLDDALSSRDQIKAKLKAGISDDLADWGITLRGVEIQDIAPSPTMQQAMEAQAAAERQRRATVTKAEGDKAAVILEAEGRLAAAERDAKAKEVQAEASKNAIQAVLGGAGADKADLVIGYLLGESYIKAIERQAASANAKTVLLPADLLGAVRGLLGGAAKP